Proteins encoded in a region of the Candidatus Zixiibacteriota bacterium genome:
- a CDS encoding FeoA family protein has product MASLQVGQSAAIAALVAPPELTLQMMEMGLVKGRSITLLRKAPFGGPVAIELDGSILSLRRDEAELVLVSGDGSTASDSDQDGTQTR; this is encoded by the coding sequence TTGGCGTCTCTTCAAGTCGGTCAGTCCGCCGCCATCGCCGCGCTGGTCGCGCCGCCCGAACTGACGCTGCAGATGATGGAAATGGGATTGGTCAAGGGGCGCTCGATCACACTCCTGCGCAAAGCGCCATTCGGGGGACCGGTTGCCATTGAACTGGACGGCTCGATTCTTTCTCTGCGCCGGGATGAAGCTGAGTTGGTGCTCGTTTCAGGCGACGGCAGTACCGCGAGCGACTCCGATCAGGACGGAACACAGACACGATGA
- the feoB gene encoding ferrous iron transport protein B has protein sequence MTNATTVAAPKRVKTTSVALIGNPNSGKTTLFNALTGLRQKVANYPGVTIEERHGRARIDGLQLDLIDLPGCYSLFPRSPDESIVCDLLFGKVGGRCPDAVICLVDATNVGRHLYLTGQVIDLGIPVVVALTMSDEAQRHGIQIDRQRLSEHLGVPVVPVMAPDGVGLVELAHAVAHAVSATAPLERGYRLPPPLEARLRQYAPEAFVSEGHLLYCLAGQHMPTCSEKVEAAASRIREELHITEDTVRRYTAEARYDWQGAIARDVVRRSGSARRDRTNRLDDVLLHKVFGPVVLCLVLAVVFQSVFAWAGPVMDGVSFLMEDLLPSIVSGLVAPGPFLSLINDGIFAGVGAVVVFLPQILFLFFFLTLLEDSGYMARAAFILDRVMSRVGLSGRSFIPLLSCYACAIPGIMATRTIPNARERLATILVAPLMTCSARLIVYTLLVAAFVPAQSIWGPIGLQGVVLLGLYLLGVVGAAASAWAFRKTMLRGPKPPFLLELPPYRRPRLKTLALTLMDRGRVFLVNAGTIIFAVSIVLWALLSFPKSGEIEARSAAQQQAILQSTPPGDQRDAALLQLENERAAQQIRHSIAGRIGLAMEPALRPLGFDWKIGIGILGSFAAREVFVSTLGVVYGVGSEVEGESLIARARADRNPQTGAPVWSTLVAITLLVFYAFALQCISTMAVMRRETNSWRWPLFAFAYMTVLAYAAAFVTRQIGLLIA, from the coding sequence ATGACGAACGCAACAACCGTCGCCGCGCCCAAACGCGTAAAAACCACCAGCGTGGCGCTCATCGGCAATCCGAATTCCGGCAAAACCACGCTGTTCAATGCTCTCACCGGACTGAGGCAGAAAGTTGCCAATTATCCCGGCGTCACAATCGAAGAACGGCACGGACGCGCCCGCATTGACGGTCTTCAACTCGACTTGATCGACCTGCCGGGATGCTACTCGCTGTTCCCACGTTCTCCCGATGAGAGCATCGTCTGCGATTTGTTGTTCGGCAAAGTCGGCGGTCGTTGTCCCGACGCGGTGATCTGTCTGGTGGATGCCACTAATGTCGGACGCCATCTGTATCTCACCGGCCAGGTCATCGACCTGGGCATCCCGGTGGTCGTGGCACTGACCATGTCCGATGAGGCGCAACGACATGGGATTCAAATCGATCGCCAACGTCTATCCGAACATCTCGGTGTGCCGGTTGTCCCGGTAATGGCTCCGGACGGGGTGGGATTAGTGGAGTTGGCCCATGCTGTAGCACATGCGGTCAGCGCAACGGCGCCGTTAGAGCGCGGATACAGACTCCCGCCTCCGTTGGAGGCCAGACTCAGGCAGTATGCACCCGAGGCGTTCGTCTCGGAGGGCCACTTGCTCTATTGCCTCGCCGGACAGCACATGCCCACGTGCAGCGAAAAAGTCGAAGCCGCCGCGTCGCGCATTCGTGAAGAACTTCACATCACCGAAGACACCGTGCGTCGGTACACAGCCGAGGCGCGTTACGATTGGCAGGGCGCCATCGCCCGCGACGTGGTCCGTCGTTCGGGGTCGGCCAGGCGCGACCGGACCAATCGCCTCGATGATGTTCTGCTGCACAAAGTCTTTGGACCCGTCGTCCTCTGTCTGGTGCTGGCCGTCGTGTTTCAGTCGGTGTTTGCATGGGCCGGCCCGGTCATGGACGGTGTCTCCTTCCTTATGGAAGACCTGCTGCCGTCTATCGTCTCCGGCCTCGTGGCTCCGGGACCGTTTCTGAGTCTCATCAATGACGGCATCTTCGCCGGAGTCGGCGCGGTTGTCGTGTTCCTGCCGCAAATACTGTTTTTGTTCTTCTTCCTGACGCTGCTGGAAGACTCCGGATACATGGCACGGGCGGCGTTCATCCTCGACCGCGTCATGTCGCGTGTCGGCCTCTCGGGACGCAGTTTCATTCCGCTGCTATCGTGTTACGCCTGCGCGATTCCCGGCATCATGGCGACGCGCACGATCCCCAATGCGCGCGAACGTCTCGCGACAATCCTCGTGGCTCCACTGATGACCTGTTCGGCGCGGCTGATCGTCTATACCCTGCTCGTCGCCGCCTTCGTTCCGGCGCAATCGATCTGGGGTCCCATCGGACTGCAGGGGGTCGTGCTGCTGGGATTGTATCTGTTGGGCGTCGTCGGCGCGGCCGCGTCGGCGTGGGCCTTTCGCAAGACGATGCTGCGCGGCCCCAAGCCGCCGTTCTTGCTCGAATTGCCGCCGTATCGCCGTCCACGACTGAAAACGCTCGCCCTGACGCTGATGGATCGTGGTCGCGTCTTTCTGGTCAACGCGGGCACCATCATCTTTGCGGTCTCGATTGTCCTTTGGGCCTTGCTGAGCTTCCCGAAGTCCGGCGAGATTGAAGCTCGCTCTGCCGCACAGCAGCAGGCGATCCTCCAATCGACTCCGCCCGGAGACCAACGCGATGCTGCGCTCCTCCAACTCGAAAACGAGCGGGCCGCGCAGCAGATTCGCCATTCGATAGCCGGACGAATCGGTCTGGCCATGGAGCCGGCGCTGCGACCGTTGGGATTCGATTGGAAAATCGGGATCGGTATCCTGGGATCGTTCGCGGCGCGTGAGGTCTTCGTCTCGACGCTCGGGGTCGTCTATGGGGTCGGCTCAGAGGTCGAAGGAGAGAGTCTGATCGCCCGTGCGCGCGCCGATCGCAACCCTCAGACAGGCGCTCCGGTTTGGTCGACATTGGTGGCCATCACACTCCTCGTCTTCTACGCCTTTGCCTTGCAGTGTATATCCACCATGGCCGTCATGCGCCGCGAGACCAACAGTTGGCGATGGCCGCTTTTTGCCTTCGCCTACATGACCGTTCTGGCGTACGCGGCGGCATTTGTCACGCGACAAATCGGTCTGTTGATTGCGTAA
- a CDS encoding FlgD immunoglobulin-like domain containing protein, which yields MRKGTIILAAAVLLLPAVLASAANGPVDLGSRMSIGDVQVAATSELVRTVTVPIILDNKPSIAAIDLPLNYGQPGQGISLVEVTYASRVDYFDMKITNIDDDNKNVIMGLIAMATDPNTKDLANGKGAIANLRFEVTDPTMSEFVIRSTEMESPSHRLILVSHDFSSGQPEIVWEEPEFNYTVRMAGAGPLVPSSYSLVQNYPNPFNAGTVIRFNVPRSDAGDLTNVKLVVYNVLGQAVRTLVDEQYTPGSHQATWDGTNDHGTTVSSGVYFYRMQAGNFTDTKKMTLLK from the coding sequence ATGCGCAAAGGAACAATCATTCTTGCGGCGGCAGTGCTTCTCTTGCCGGCCGTACTCGCATCGGCCGCGAATGGGCCGGTGGACCTGGGCAGCCGGATGTCGATCGGCGATGTGCAAGTCGCCGCGACGTCGGAGTTGGTCCGCACCGTGACGGTGCCGATCATACTCGACAACAAGCCATCGATCGCGGCGATCGATCTGCCGTTGAACTATGGCCAGCCGGGTCAGGGGATCAGTTTGGTCGAAGTGACCTATGCATCGCGCGTGGACTACTTCGACATGAAGATCACCAACATCGACGACGACAACAAAAACGTCATCATGGGCCTGATCGCCATGGCGACCGACCCGAACACAAAGGATCTGGCCAATGGCAAGGGTGCCATCGCGAATCTGCGGTTTGAGGTGACCGACCCGACCATGTCGGAGTTCGTGATCCGTTCGACCGAGATGGAGAGCCCCAGCCACCGGCTGATCCTGGTTTCCCACGACTTCTCCAGCGGCCAGCCGGAGATCGTCTGGGAAGAGCCGGAATTCAACTACACCGTGAGGATGGCCGGCGCCGGGCCGTTGGTGCCGTCCAGCTACTCGCTGGTCCAGAACTACCCGAATCCGTTCAACGCCGGCACGGTCATCCGTTTCAATGTGCCACGGAGCGACGCGGGTGATCTGACCAATGTGAAGCTGGTGGTCTACAACGTGCTCGGACAGGCGGTTCGGACGCTCGTTGACGAGCAGTACACGCCCGGTTCGCATCAGGCGACCTGGGACGGCACAAACGATCACGGTACAACGGTATCGTCCGGTGTCTATTTCTATCGGATGCAGGCCGGGAACTTCACCGATACCAAGAAGATGACGCTTCTGAAGTAG
- a CDS encoding iron-sulfur cluster assembly protein, which produces MAGAITKEAVLERLRNCFDPEIPMVSIVDLGLVYDIRIEDGRNVAVDMTLTAQGCPMHESMSQDAAARLREMDGVGDVMVNVVWDPPWTPDRMSEDARRKLGWS; this is translated from the coding sequence ATGGCCGGCGCGATCACAAAAGAGGCCGTGTTAGAGCGGTTGCGCAATTGCTTCGATCCCGAAATACCGATGGTGTCGATTGTCGATCTGGGGCTGGTCTATGATATTCGAATTGAGGACGGCCGGAATGTGGCTGTCGACATGACACTGACCGCTCAGGGATGCCCGATGCACGAGTCCATGTCGCAGGATGCGGCTGCCAGACTCCGCGAGATGGACGGGGTCGGCGATGTCATGGTCAATGTCGTCTGGGATCCGCCCTGGACGCCGGACCGCATGAGTGAGGATGCCCGTCGCAAGCTTGGTTGGAGTTGA
- a CDS encoding oligopeptide transporter, OPT family, whose amino-acid sequence MAAAGSHPHQSSEKPRGTAPIPYIASDQSIAEVTLKTIVLGSLISIVFGVANAYLGLKVGMTVSASIPAAVISMAVLRTLFRKVTVLENNIVQTIGSAGESLAAGIIFTIPAFLIWEATLPGFEYRITQWQIIGLSLLGGTLGILLMIPLRRYLVHKEHGTLAFPEGTACAEIIIAGDEGGGKAKLVFTGIGLGALYKLLMGVFRMWPESPVYGFKERLPGGAVGIDATPALLGVGYIIGPKIASLMMGGAVMGYLGIAPLIKYIGSALPAGLIPPADIPIGEMDHDALRGYFVKYLGVGAVALGGFVSLAKSLPVIIHSFSQGFGQLLKRGGETAGAVPRTDRDLSMSVVLIGSLAIAVAIWAFPSTELHFMGALLAILFGFFFVVVAARIVGLVGSSSSPVSGMTIATLLVTCLVLLKFGVSGVSGMVTAMSVGTVVCIAVCMSGDIAQDLKTGYLLGATPRSQQIVEFIGLFFPALLMGGVVFWLAGSFGFVASPEHPEPLQAPQANVMAIVVRGVMGGDLPWMPIIFGAVLAASIELVGIGSLPFAIGMYLPLELSSPIMAGGLIAMIVQKKAGPASAERQERGILFSSGLVAGDALVGVAVAGLMLNEGYKAFYDSHGGLLDSLSGAAGPAVSLIAFAAIALYLWTRTRIKSS is encoded by the coding sequence ATGGCAGCGGCCGGTTCCCACCCACATCAAAGCTCTGAAAAGCCGCGCGGCACCGCCCCAATACCCTACATCGCGTCCGATCAGTCCATCGCCGAGGTGACGCTCAAGACCATCGTTCTGGGCAGTTTGATCTCGATCGTCTTCGGCGTCGCGAATGCCTATCTCGGGCTTAAAGTCGGGATGACGGTCTCGGCGTCGATCCCGGCTGCCGTCATTTCGATGGCGGTTCTGCGGACGCTCTTCAGGAAAGTCACCGTTCTCGAAAACAACATTGTCCAGACGATCGGCTCTGCCGGGGAATCTTTGGCGGCAGGAATCATTTTCACGATTCCCGCCTTCCTGATCTGGGAGGCGACTCTTCCCGGGTTTGAGTATCGCATCACGCAGTGGCAAATCATCGGACTATCCTTGTTGGGCGGCACATTGGGAATCCTGCTGATGATTCCGCTGCGCCGTTATCTGGTCCACAAGGAACACGGGACGCTGGCTTTTCCCGAGGGGACGGCGTGCGCCGAAATCATCATCGCAGGCGACGAGGGCGGGGGAAAAGCCAAACTGGTGTTCACCGGAATCGGGTTGGGTGCGCTCTACAAACTCTTAATGGGCGTCTTCCGCATGTGGCCGGAAAGCCCGGTCTACGGATTCAAAGAGCGACTGCCCGGCGGTGCCGTCGGGATCGATGCAACCCCGGCGTTGCTGGGCGTCGGGTACATCATCGGGCCGAAGATCGCCTCGCTGATGATGGGCGGAGCGGTCATGGGGTATCTGGGCATTGCGCCGCTGATCAAGTACATCGGTTCCGCCCTCCCGGCGGGGCTGATCCCGCCGGCCGATATTCCCATCGGAGAGATGGACCATGACGCGCTCCGAGGATACTTCGTCAAATATCTGGGAGTCGGCGCAGTGGCGCTCGGCGGCTTCGTGTCACTGGCCAAGTCCCTGCCGGTCATTATTCACTCGTTCAGTCAGGGATTCGGGCAGTTGCTCAAACGGGGCGGCGAGACGGCCGGTGCGGTTCCGCGCACCGATCGCGATCTGTCGATGTCCGTTGTCCTGATCGGATCGCTGGCGATCGCCGTCGCCATCTGGGCGTTCCCCAGCACCGAGCTGCACTTCATGGGTGCGCTTCTGGCCATCCTGTTCGGGTTTTTCTTCGTCGTCGTGGCGGCAAGGATCGTCGGCTTGGTCGGCTCCTCTTCGTCCCCGGTATCGGGAATGACCATCGCCACGCTGCTGGTCACCTGCCTGGTCCTGCTGAAGTTTGGGGTGTCCGGTGTCTCCGGCATGGTAACGGCCATGTCGGTGGGGACAGTCGTCTGCATCGCGGTCTGCATGTCGGGCGACATCGCGCAGGATCTCAAGACCGGATACTTGCTGGGGGCGACACCGCGCAGCCAGCAGATTGTCGAGTTTATCGGTCTGTTTTTCCCGGCATTGCTGATGGGCGGTGTGGTCTTCTGGCTCGCGGGGTCGTTTGGATTCGTCGCATCACCCGAGCATCCCGAACCGTTGCAGGCGCCCCAGGCCAATGTCATGGCGATCGTCGTGCGCGGCGTCATGGGCGGTGACCTCCCGTGGATGCCGATCATATTCGGTGCGGTCCTCGCGGCCTCCATCGAACTGGTCGGCATCGGTTCGCTGCCGTTTGCGATCGGCATGTACCTGCCGCTGGAATTGTCATCGCCGATTATGGCCGGAGGTCTGATCGCCATGATCGTCCAGAAAAAAGCCGGTCCGGCCTCGGCCGAGCGCCAGGAACGGGGCATTCTCTTCAGTTCCGGATTGGTCGCGGGCGATGCCCTGGTGGGAGTGGCGGTTGCCGGCCTGATGCTCAACGAAGGATACAAGGCCTTCTACGACAGCCACGGCGGTCTGCTCGATTCGCTGTCTGGAGCGGCCGGTCCGGCGGTTTCACTGATCGCGTTTGCGGCCATCGCGCTGTATCTCTGGACTCGCACGCGAATCAAATCCTCGTAA
- a CDS encoding tetratricopeptide repeat protein: protein MAEHIESRRRRIAQVKLVQVNPTSDPTQNAAAVRPRPFGGTRGGFSKLIAVLSILAVVGCAGTARETAETEEKSKRTEPVNELAFLHFSNGSILMTDGQTQAAIRAYEKALLYDPQSYEIRMSLADGHVRQRQYEQAAAVAEGIIGKDARVYGLLGRAYAMLGRNDQARAAYEKVIEFDKDDTQAYWFLSRQAVRQGDLRSAIGHLEAMSEYVRDSRVQNEIAELHTRLDDHAGAAAAYSMSLQFDSSMANRRAWVGLAEALNEQTLRDEAEDVYRRMMAIAPDDHFARRQLIQLLLDEGDHEVARRELEALLTDNPADPERMRLGVLLYNAAQYDRAESLFTVIAAEEDPYIPFFYLGRIAFTRERFAAAKDYFRRAVETDDTLPDAWIAWGNTLLAEDSLEAALELSQRAEQRAPDPADFWYFTGVALARHDQHDSAVVWLRRAWDADTANARVQFSLAASLERSGHFNEAAAQFNSLLQREPDNASALNYLGYMYADSGINLQESLQLIEKAVDIDPDNGAYLDSYAWVLYRLGRLSEAEGMIKRAADVLSSDAVIHDHYGDILAAMGRRDEAAVRWRRALELDPGNRPIIEKLGIDP from the coding sequence ATGGCCGAACATATTGAATCCCGCCGCCGGCGAATCGCCCAGGTGAAACTCGTGCAGGTGAATCCGACGTCAGACCCGACACAGAACGCAGCGGCCGTCCGGCCGCGGCCTTTCGGTGGTACTCGAGGCGGCTTCAGCAAGCTGATCGCCGTGCTGTCCATCCTCGCCGTCGTCGGATGCGCCGGCACGGCCCGCGAGACCGCCGAGACCGAGGAGAAGTCGAAACGCACCGAACCGGTCAATGAACTGGCGTTTCTGCACTTTTCCAATGGCAGCATTCTGATGACCGACGGCCAGACTCAGGCGGCCATCAGGGCCTACGAGAAGGCGCTGCTGTATGATCCCCAATCCTACGAAATCAGGATGTCGCTGGCCGATGGACACGTGCGCCAGCGGCAGTATGAACAAGCAGCCGCAGTTGCCGAGGGGATCATCGGAAAGGACGCCCGTGTCTACGGGTTGTTGGGACGCGCCTATGCGATGCTCGGTCGCAACGATCAGGCCCGCGCGGCCTATGAGAAGGTCATCGAATTCGACAAGGACGACACACAGGCGTACTGGTTTCTGTCCCGCCAAGCCGTGCGGCAGGGCGATCTGCGCAGCGCCATCGGGCACCTTGAAGCCATGTCGGAGTATGTGCGCGACTCGCGCGTTCAAAATGAAATCGCCGAACTCCACACACGTCTCGACGACCACGCCGGCGCCGCGGCTGCCTACAGCATGTCACTGCAGTTCGATTCCAGCATGGCGAACCGTCGCGCCTGGGTCGGCCTGGCCGAGGCGCTGAATGAACAGACGCTCCGCGACGAAGCCGAGGATGTCTACCGCCGCATGATGGCCATTGCCCCCGACGATCACTTCGCACGGCGTCAACTGATCCAACTGCTCCTCGACGAAGGCGACCACGAAGTCGCGCGCCGTGAACTGGAAGCGCTCCTAACCGACAATCCCGCCGATCCCGAACGGATGCGTCTGGGGGTGCTGCTCTATAACGCTGCGCAGTATGATCGGGCCGAGAGTCTGTTCACCGTCATTGCCGCAGAAGAGGATCCCTACATTCCATTCTTCTACCTGGGACGGATCGCGTTCACACGCGAGCGATTCGCGGCCGCGAAAGATTACTTCCGCCGTGCGGTGGAGACCGATGACACGCTCCCCGACGCGTGGATTGCATGGGGCAACACGCTGTTGGCCGAAGACTCGCTGGAGGCGGCTTTGGAGTTATCCCAGCGTGCCGAGCAGCGCGCGCCTGATCCCGCCGACTTCTGGTATTTCACCGGGGTTGCGCTCGCGCGACACGATCAGCACGACAGTGCCGTTGTCTGGCTGCGTCGCGCGTGGGACGCCGACACCGCCAACGCTCGTGTCCAATTCAGTCTGGCGGCCTCGTTGGAGCGCTCCGGACATTTCAACGAGGCGGCCGCGCAATTCAACAGTCTGCTCCAACGCGAGCCCGACAATGCCAGCGCGCTGAACTACCTGGGTTACATGTATGCCGACAGCGGCATCAACCTGCAGGAATCGCTCCAACTGATCGAGAAGGCCGTCGACATCGATCCCGACAACGGCGCCTATCTGGACAGCTACGCCTGGGTGCTGTATCGACTCGGTCGGCTCTCCGAAGCGGAAGGCATGATCAAGCGCGCGGCCGACGTGCTGTCCAGTGATGCCGTCATTCACGATCATTACGGCGACATTCTGGCGGCGATGGGGCGTCGTGACGAGGCCGCTGTACGCTGGCGGCGCGCGCTCGAACTCGATCCGGGAAACCGCCCGATCATCGAGAAGCTCGGCATCGATCCATAG
- a CDS encoding Ig-like domain-containing protein, whose translation MDVPVRLRGCPLRNVAVLCVAWYGLVLHAGCARHGIPSGGPADETAPVVQRSVPTSGAVNTDRTTPIVIEFSEPVARETLAGQVTVSPARHGSPQIKWSDGDRTIRLTWTDTLRENTTYRVSLGAKLSDRRQNALKEPYTFAFGTGHRIDGGHIIGRVEPLDPAQRAAASWTVNAYQLEALPDTFWRATPAYTTRTGPEGRFDLPFLRAGEYRLLAFADRDNNAVHDPGESYGLPERNAIATDTSLPDSLSIFGFPYDTSTFCLRRCIATVQHGVTLTMTHPIDTMRLSESSIAVSDSAGEHPIAFALIPPTARRAAQLELLTEGLTAGQTIRVACAGLYDHRGQGLCADAECFTVVNDIRDTSGPTIVSVALPTVRVALTPFEPIRWEFSEPVDAQRLSDAVRVTDTLDAAIDGERIWRNPLLFDYVPANGWPDDGPVRARIDSAALFDRHGNAAPSQALEWVFEPLTAARMGRIEGDVTIADSSLNAAVCHITLRRTGTSTSTHIQRAGPGPFSVEIPGGNWQLSGYLDANGNGEFETGRLMPWQFAEPMTVHPDTLVVRPRFTLEDVELKFD comes from the coding sequence ATGGACGTGCCGGTACGCCTTCGCGGATGCCCACTCAGGAATGTGGCCGTTCTCTGCGTCGCATGGTACGGACTCGTCCTTCACGCCGGGTGTGCCCGACATGGAATCCCCTCCGGCGGACCGGCCGATGAGACCGCGCCCGTCGTGCAGCGCTCCGTGCCGACGTCCGGTGCCGTCAATACCGACCGCACCACCCCCATCGTCATCGAATTCTCCGAGCCGGTCGCCCGCGAGACACTGGCCGGACAAGTGACGGTGTCTCCGGCGCGCCATGGATCGCCCCAGATCAAGTGGTCCGATGGCGACCGGACGATTCGTCTCACTTGGACCGATACGCTGCGCGAGAACACGACCTATCGCGTATCGCTCGGCGCCAAGCTGTCGGACCGGCGGCAGAATGCATTGAAAGAACCGTACACGTTTGCCTTCGGGACCGGCCATCGGATCGACGGTGGGCACATCATCGGCCGTGTGGAGCCGCTCGATCCGGCCCAGCGCGCGGCCGCGTCGTGGACGGTCAACGCCTACCAACTCGAAGCGCTGCCCGATACGTTTTGGCGTGCCACGCCCGCCTATACGACCCGCACCGGCCCGGAGGGCCGCTTTGACCTTCCATTTCTGCGGGCGGGCGAATACCGTTTGTTGGCGTTCGCCGACAGAGACAACAACGCCGTGCACGATCCCGGCGAGTCGTACGGGCTGCCGGAGCGCAACGCCATCGCGACCGATACGTCGCTGCCGGACTCGCTCTCCATCTTCGGATTTCCCTATGACACGTCCACCTTCTGCCTGCGCCGATGCATTGCTACGGTGCAGCACGGAGTCACATTGACGATGACGCATCCGATCGACACTATGCGGCTGTCCGAATCGAGCATCGCGGTGAGCGATTCCGCCGGCGAACACCCCATTGCGTTTGCGTTGATTCCACCGACCGCGCGTCGCGCCGCGCAATTGGAGCTCCTGACAGAGGGACTCACCGCCGGTCAGACGATCCGCGTCGCCTGCGCGGGACTCTACGACCATCGCGGACAGGGACTGTGCGCCGACGCCGAGTGCTTCACCGTCGTCAATGACATTCGTGACACCAGCGGTCCCACGATTGTTTCAGTTGCGTTGCCGACAGTACGGGTCGCACTCACGCCGTTTGAACCGATTCGCTGGGAGTTCAGCGAACCGGTCGATGCCCAACGACTGTCGGATGCCGTGCGGGTCACCGACACGCTCGATGCCGCAATCGACGGCGAACGGATCTGGCGCAATCCGCTGTTGTTCGACTATGTCCCCGCAAACGGCTGGCCCGATGATGGGCCTGTGCGTGCGCGCATCGACTCGGCTGCTCTGTTCGACCGCCACGGGAACGCGGCGCCGTCGCAGGCCCTCGAATGGGTTTTCGAGCCGTTGACAGCGGCACGAATGGGCCGGATTGAAGGGGATGTGACAATCGCTGATTCGAGTTTGAATGCCGCCGTTTGCCATATCACACTCCGACGAACCGGCACGTCGACCAGCACACACATCCAACGCGCCGGTCCCGGTCCGTTTTCCGTCGAGATACCGGGCGGCAATTGGCAGTTGTCGGGGTATCTCGATGCCAATGGCAATGGCGAATTCGAGACGGGTCGGCTGATGCCGTGGCAGTTCGCCGAACCGATGACGGTCCATCCCGACACGCTCGTCGTCCGCCCGCGGTTCACGTTGGAAGATGTCGAACTGAAGTTTGATTGA